Genomic window (Juglans microcarpa x Juglans regia isolate MS1-56 chromosome 2S, Jm3101_v1.0, whole genome shotgun sequence):
CCTCTAAAGGCCTTAATGGTCTTAGGTAGAGGCCACTCCACCATAGCATTCAGCTTCTCCGGATTTGCTTGTACCCCCTTTGCCGAAATTAGATGGCCTAGGTAAGCCACCTCATCACACCCAAACCGGCACTTAGACTGTTTTGCAAATAACTAGTGCTGCCTTAGTGTCTCCAAGGTGAGCAATAAATGTTGTGCGTGCTCCTCTTATGTTTTGTTGTacaccaaaatatcatcaaaaaacACAAGTATAAACTTCCTTAGAAATGGTCGAAATACCTCGTTCATGAGACTCTGGAAAGTTGAGGGAGCGTTAGTGAGCCCAAATGGCATCACTAGGAACTCATAGTGtccctcatgagttctaaagGCAGTTTTGGGTATGTCATTTGGCTTAACCTGTATTTGGTGATAGCCGGACCTAAAATCCAGCTTAGAGAATATAGTTGATCCATGTAGTTCATCCATTAGCTCTTCAACCATGGGGATagaaaatttatctttgatGGTTACACTGTTCAGCCCCTATAGTCAACACATAGCCACCACGTCCCATCTGCCTTTCTTACCAACAACACGGGAGAAGAGTAGGGACTTTGGCTAGGTTGAATCACTCCCGTAGCCAACAATTCctgcactatttttttaatttcatctttttggTAATAAGGATAACGGTAATATCTCATAGAGATGGGTTTAGTATTGGGGAAGAGGTTTATGGAGTGGTCATGGGTTTGGGGGGGTGGGAGTCCTTTGGGTTCTTAAAACACATCGCCAAACTGTCCCAGTAACTTCATAATAGCTGCTGGAATCTCAGTTACAGCTTGTGAATCAGGGAAAAGTTCTCCTTCTATGAGCTGTAAAATAATCCCTCTTGTCTCCAATTTATTTTGCATGTTTAGAGACCCTTCCTCAATCATCCTGGCAGCTGTTAACttctgcatttttatttttttgccctTATAACCAAACTGCATTGACAACTTATCAAAATCCCACATGATTTTCCCCAACTCCCGCAGCCATTTAATTCCCAACACCATATCACAACCAGCCAATACAATCACATGAACTTCCATCTCAAAGACAGTTCCCTGAATAAGGACTTTCACCTCACTGCATTTCCCGACACTAGGGACCAGCTCACCATTTGCAACCTTCACTGTAACCTTCTCCATCTCATCTAAGGGTAGATTGGTTTTCTTTAAGATTGTGAGATCTAGAAAATTGTGAGTAGAACCCGTGTCAATCAAGATGGTAATCCATTGCTTCCCAATCCTCCCTTTCACTCTCATTGTTTTTGGGTTAAGGGAACCAGTTATTGCATGGAAGGAAATTTCTGGGTTCTTTTGGGTGGGACAAGTATCTAAGGTTGCTGGAATTTCTTCTACGGTGTCTCCTTCTATTTCCTCAATCACCACACTACTCTCATTGTTAGGCAACACTTCCTCCAGCAAAAACAATTTGGGATTTTGGCACTTATGTGCCTAGGGACCACTTggcatcacaataataacataaaccattttcccttctctctttcatttggttttggttgattttgtgTATGGTTAAGGATGGTTTTTGGCTTGGCTTGGTATTTTCAGATTGgtgggaaaaatgatggatggGGTTCCTTACTATACTTGGTTCAGCAGAATAGTGTGAAATGGACTTGGAATTTCTTTTGGCTAGGTTAAGGTTTTCCTCTTGTATCTTGGCTAGGCTATAGGCTATTATTAGGTTGGTGGGGCTAAACATTCTCACGGGTAATCTTATTTCATCCCTTAGTCCACTCAAAAAATAGCTCAACTTACATGCATCAGATATTCCTCTCAACCTATTTGACAAGGTTTCAAAGTTTGCTTGGTAATCCTCAACAGTGTTTGTTTACCTTAACCTAATAAGGgcctccataggatcatcataaGCATTAGGTCCAAACCTAACAAGTTGGGCTCTAGTGAACATATCCCAATCCTAGATTTGCACACTTTGTTCCAGATCTTGGAACGAAACCAATGCTCTTCCTTCTAAATGAAATGAGGCCAGTTTCACACGGCTTTGTGGGGAGGTGTTATGGTATTGAAAAAATTGGTTAACTTTACAGATCCAACCTGATGGGTTTTCTCCATTGAATACAGGGAAATCCAACCTCACTATGTGTGCCTGGACTTCATCTTGCTGCTGCTGATGAAACTGCTGCTGATGCGGGAACTGCTGTTGTTGATGAAAATGTTGTTGCTGAAACTGTTGCTGCTGTTGAAACTGCTGCTGTTGTTGCTAATGTTGCTGCTGTAACTGCAAGTTTTCATGGTCATTTCCTCCTGGTACACCCGAAGAAGACTCTCCCGAAGTTGGGCTGGGATTTCCTTTTTTCATCCCCGCTGTAATGATAGCTAGTTGCTGCATCATAGTCTCATTTTGCTTCTTTAATGTTGCCATCTCTGTATCTAAATGGGACATTCTTGAATCTGTGGACTTTTTCAGCTcttgatattgattttctgaGGATTTTTTTAAGGCATTGAGCCCATCTTGTAACTGATTTAGCCTGGTACCTTCAGCCATAAGGCAATATTTTGCACAGATACCGGTGTCTCTGGATACCACTTATAACACTCTGGAAGAATGTTACTGAGAACAGGGAAGCTTTTTCAAAGTACATAGAGAGAAAATAGGTAAAAGGAAATAACTAAGCTTTCATTCAGATTTTTGCATAAAGAAAATAGGCACATAACGGTGCCTTACATAGTAGAAACCTTACAGTAAGATGAAAAAGGCCATGGGCCTGTACTAGAAGGAAATACAAAGCAAATAACGTCTCAAACAATTAACGTCTGGACTAGTCCAGTTAACAACAAATACAAGAAGAAACAACTAAATAAATCCATGCATGATTCGGCCCAAGTCCAAGTCCCTTAATCCCACTCTGCTGAGTCCAGCCCACGTCCTACATCTAGTTCTTCAGACAACCTGCCTTGACCTTAGTTCACTTTACTTTAGTTCACTTCACTTTAGAACACACGTACACCGACACTTCACTTTAGTTCATTCACTTCCCAAATGTCCCGTGAACCCTAGCCTCTTCTATTCGGTCTCCTCTTCCTGATCACCCAGCCGCCGCCGCTCGTTCCACCTGGTCAACCCATGCCGGCAGCTATGTTACACTTTACCtgtaaagagttctttaaaaggTTTCTCTTAGATACTAAGATTGATTTTAagcaatttatttactttatgttattactttattattaaataatcacGTGGTTAacaactaaccaatttgttgagtgaattgatatatatttcCATTAACATACAGGAACATTTGGATAATTTCAATTAGCTTGGTGGAATAAGGGCTAGTCTGATATtgagttgaaatggtttgtgaatagtaatgaaatgatttgagttaaaatgttttatgaaattttgagaaatgagagagaaatgttgaataaaaatattataaagttaaaatattataataatataatttttattttagaatttgaaaaagttgaattattttttgtgttttgtttttaagtttgagaaagttgtaataatatttaagtaatgattagatgaaaatgttaaaaatttgaaattgaaaaatgtttatatttgcGGTGTTCGGATATTGAAAAGAGATAAGTTAGAAGCaactctctatccaaaccaagtTAAAttgttacaaaataaataaataagtaaataaatatataagggTCAAAGTCTAAGCTTAAGCCATGCatgctcttcttttttttgctTGAGCTTTGATCATTTGAAGGAAACCCCATGCTTACCATTTTCCTTTGATGATAACCAATCCTAGAAGACTATGTACTTAGAATTTAATGAGTTCTTTATTATTTGGTCCAACTTCCTAATTTAAAGTCTTTTTAGTTTGAATATTTACATATCACaatcatataatatatgcaaAACACACCAAGCTTTTCACCAACAATTTGCTCCAAATTTTAATTCAAGTTTAAGAAGCTTCAAACATAACCAGAATCAATAACACATGAACGATAAAATgggaacaaaaaaacaaaaaaacaaaaattacaagataTCAAATATAGATTAGAATGCCATTAGAACAGCACAGGACCATTTGAGAATGGGTTTCAGCAGTTTACCCCAAAGATCATTCACTGGGCCTGGGAAGAGGGACTCCCTTTAGAAAAGAACGAAACAGAGTGAGGGCCTGTGAAGGAGATGTGAAGGGGACCTCATGGGCAGCACCCCTGACCGTTGCATATGTGAGATAGGTCACGTTCTTCCCGTCCTTTAACCCACCAAATGATTGCGACCATCCTCCCACCTGCAATGCCCATTTTACCCATTCAATTTCCACTTAACCAAGCCTCCTGCAATTCGGCTCAACAGAGCCACAAAACAATAGGCCCATAGGCCCAAGGGAGGATTGAAAAAGTTGGGAGAATGAGAATCCTATGCTTGCATACGTGCCTGCTTCTTGTCATACCAAGGACCGTACTTTGTGAAAGGGACTAGCTTCAAATCCTTGGCCAGATTGTTGGCAATTATTCTTGTTTGAGTGAGAGGAATTTTCGAATCTTGGTCGCCACtgtttgatgaaaaaaaaaatctccatgaAAATGTCAGAAGTTTTTTGGGATTTATACTTTCACCATTCGACAGAAatacaaaggaaaagaaagtgaCTTTTGTTATTGAACCTGTAAAGCAAGATGGGAATGCCCGCCTTTAGAATGTCTGAGACGAGGGGTACAAGGTTCATGTCCGTGTTATTTTCTTGGTATATAAGAGGCCTGCAAATTAATTAGTAACTAACATATCTATGAATaatcttagagagagagagagagaaagagagagagagagagagagagacccttCACAGAAGTCCCAATGGAAGGGCAGATGAGTTGTGTTGGCGTGAAGTGCCTTCTGAACATGAGGTTTGTTAAGATAGGTGAATATTCTTCCTTGAAGGCATGGATCACCTCTAGTTCCCGTCCTCCTAGCAACCTGAACTCCAGGAGCCCAAATTCAATCTTCCCGTCATAAACAACTCAAAACAATCATCATGCACGATTCATTTCATCAACATCATTATCAGTAAAAATCATAAACCACTGTGCATATATACCGCTGCATGAGTTTTCCCTGCATGCTTCCCCGTGATCCTAAATTGCTCGGCCGAGGTTGATGACAAACACTTGGGCAAGAGTAGGTCATCAGTAGCAACGTCCTCGCTGATTTCGTCTGAAACTCTATTAAACACATCGTTGCATCCTTGAGACCATTGATCGTGGACGTATTCCCGAAGATACTTTGAGTCATTGCAGACCGTCTTCTCCAGCATCAGTGTTTCATCAGATATTGCTCCATGTGCCCACAAGTAGTCTCCCGCCTGCACGCTGATGTCTATGTCCAAGAGTGGATTTCCAAGCTACAAACAATGATAAAAGTAAACCTTCTTGTTGCTATTAACTGACATGGTGAtcatttaggttttttttttttcttagttttcacGAGTGATTGGTCATTACAGCAATGGATTTTAGCTTGATGGGTTTGATATTGGGATTCCTGTTGTACTCCATCAACAAAGCTGCGAGCTGGGGGATGTAGTGCCCTGCAAAAAGGATGTCAGTAACATTGACAAAGCTGAATTTGTTCATCATCTATCAGCACAGTAACATTGACCGAACTTgtaaatttgttttgaaaagtagCAAGCAACTTGGTTACTTAATTACCTGCATAGCTTTCACCGGTTAAGAAGAACTCAGAGTCTTTGTAGTTTGGGAATTCTTCCAGCCAGTTTATTATAAACCTCAAATTATCTTCGGCTGCCACCCAAAACAATAGAAGTTATCATGGATTGAAAAGTTGAGAAACATCAACAATTGCAGAACAATACACTGTATGCTGGTGGCTGGTAGAATTCATACCGGTCTGAGTATCGTTCCAGATCACGTAATCGGAGCTGGTGTTAGAGTAGGAAAATCCAACCCCAATAGGTGACTCAACATACAACATGTTTGATTCTGTCAAGTATTTTGTTGTGGAGTCTGTTTAGCAAacatttttccttaaaaaaaacctAGCTAGCTGTACAGTTAAGCAATTCAAATCAAGTTTACCCAAGTTCCATGAATATTCGTTCTTAACAAGAAGTCCATTGTCCCCTGGTTGGAAGGGACCGTGTTCCATAAACGCGCCAAAACCAAGCGAAGAACAACCGGGACCTAGCATCATAAATTGCAGACAAAAAGCAAATGAAATAGCTAGGAAcgtgtttcaaaaaaaaaaagtagctaGGAACGTCATGAAGtgtcatacatacatacatgtgtgtgtgtgtatatataatacattatcgAAAGTATATAGAGAGACAGCAAGAAAGGTAGTCAACGATCTGATATCAACCTCCATTGAGCCACAAGGTCAAGGGGTGTGAAAATGGGTTAGCTGATTCAGCTTCGACAAAGTAATAGAATAGAGCTCGGCCATGCTGAGCATCCGTGGTAATGTAACCAGAATACTGCTTAAAAGAAACATTTTCGGGCTGTCCCGGCAGGGCCGTTACCACATCTGCAGAAGACCTATTAAAGAAGGAAACGATCAACACAAAGAGCCATATCAAAGCCATGAGAGAGACAGGAACAAACGAAGGGAAGAGGAGAGATTGGTGCTATGGATCGATGGTGCAAGTAgcatttcctatatatattggttttattttgggatgacatCGATATCAACGGgtttttgttccattttttgttaaaataaatgttttctgCAGATCCTTGTATTTGTTCACTGGCAAACCTAGTAGTTGCCGGATTCCATATTTTGTCTGATGTATGTTTCATGTTTGATGTTGTCTTTAGAATCTCAGATTCATGATTaccaaacataaaataaaataataatgattgaGTTACTGCCCTATTAATTACAACTCATTTACTAttcaatttgtatttaatttgtatttaattttttattttacttaatgattaagaaaacgagtgtcaataaaattatatattttttttaattttttctattaagaatgttaaaaaaatatttaaaagaaaatgatgaaaaattaaaaaaacttgaaatgtaTATGAGTAGTGGATGGGTAGTAatagggtagtaaccctatcactacccaaaACAAAATGCCTAATATATTACgtcaaattatatcattttataagtatatttttgtgagatctttgtacgttagatctattttataataaatagtacTTTACCACCGGAAATACCACGTCAAACtgacatcaatttgtaaatttcctCTCATAAAATCTCTGTATAGACCAATTGTTTCTAATTAACGTCAATTGAAGTCTTTGACATGGTGTCCAAATATATTATGTGCAACTAGGGTCAAACAAAATTTAGTCATACAAGAATTAAGTCCCTCACAACTcgtctcaactcaatttatttcaactcatctcaagaTATATTAGGCCCGGTTGTGAAACAAAAGTCCCCCtaattcatatcatttaatcattataattttctcaaattctcatacaaaatataataaacaattcaactttctcgattcttaaaataataataatatttaatattctaacaatattttatttaatttttaattttcatctca
Coding sequences:
- the LOC121252675 gene encoding serine carboxypeptidase-like 45, with amino-acid sequence MALIWLFVLIVSFFNRSSADVVTALPGQPENVSFKQYSGYITTDAQHGRALFYYFVEAESANPFSHPLTLWLNGGPGCSSLGFGAFMEHGPFQPGDNGLLVKNEYSWNLESNMLYVESPIGVGFSYSNTSSDYVIWNDTQTAEDNLRFIINWLEEFPNYKDSEFFLTGESYAGHYIPQLAALLMEYNRNPNIKPIKLKSIALGNPLLDIDISVQAGDYLWAHGAISDETLMLEKTVCNDSKYLREYVHDQWSQGCNDVFNRVSDEISEDVATDDLLLPKCLSSTSAEQFRITGKHAGKTHAAVARRTGTRGDPCLQGRIFTYLNKPHVQKALHANTTHLPFHWDFCEGPLIYQENNTDMNLVPLVSDILKAGIPILLYSGDQDSKIPLTQTRIIANNLAKDLKLVPFTKYGPWYDKKQARMQA